In Serinus canaria isolate serCan28SL12 chromosome 4, serCan2020, whole genome shotgun sequence, the sequence GCAGccttaacttttaaaatttcttgatCTATTCATGGTTGATTGCTGTCATTCTTTCCAAATATTCCTGTCTCCAAATATTCCTCTTTCCAAAGATTATTCTTGTGAGTTCTGTAAATAGTgcctataattttttttgtgtataaCTTTGCACGTTTTGCTGTGATCCTAGAATAGAGAAAAAATTTGTGCATACTACTTCTTATTTTATATAGTATTTCAGTGAAAGTTTCATGAGTTTTTATaagatttgtaattttttaatatttcctgaaCATGTAAATGTTTTTAGGATATGAGAGAGAACTTGAGCTGGTAGATCAACAAAATCAGAAACCAGAACTGTAGAAACAGGTTGGTAGCTGATTTTAATTCCTTGACATTAAACTAATAAATATTGGTGTCTGAAGTGGTGTCGTTGTTTTATCATCATTTAATGTTATAACTTGacatttttgcctttcttaTATCTATCTAATTACAATTATGTAACCATAATAACAGAATTAAGGAGCCATTCAGGATAGATATTTTAAATCAAGACTAATCCTTGGTAAGCAATAGTCTTTCTTTAAGATAAAATACATTTGGTATGGACTCCACAAAAAAGCATATTAATTTGGTGGGTTTTACTCCCTTTTAGCTCTgtagtaggaaaaaataaattaggatcACCATAGAAATCTTATCTTCACTAGGTCAGTGGCATGGTTTAGAAACAGGTTAGTGGCAACCAGATATACAGTGGCTTTACTTGTCTTTCCTCTCATGTCTATAATGTTTACTCCATAAGACAACTTCAACAGACAATATCAAGAGGTTTGGGCTGCTTAAATGTTATGTCACTCAGTCTGTGCTTTTCTTGAGTATTGTTTAAAACACCGTatttcttccctcctctgttcggatttttttttcctttttgaagaaTCAATCTTTTATTATCTCCCTTCACAGAAGGGcaacatttgtttctttatttttgtatatgAATTTACTACAACAGATAACAGGATATTGCAGTCTTTGTGATGATTTAGAAGCAAGGGGGgggttctttctttttccttttttttgtgtgctgttTCTTTACCtcctttgcttttggttttgctcaTGTTGGATTGACCTGCACATGTGCTGTAGACAGTCTTTTGGCTtgcatgcatgcacacacatgtgGTGCCTATGCCAAGAGGATCCACCACCAGATCTGCATGCACTCCTGCAATTAAAACAGCTCTCGTTTAAAAACAGGGCTTATTGACACGTGTCACTGcagacaaacaaaagaaaagaaaaaaacaacctcaAATTCAGAGTTTCCTGAGAGAGGAATGCTCAAAAGAGATGCTAATATCTGGGGGAGAGGTCTGTTTCTGTGACTGCTTTTCACTTCCCGTTTCTCTACGGGAGGAATCCCAGGACTGTGTGGGGTAGGCTTTCAGCTTTGGAAAACACACACAGCCCACAGAGCCCACAGTCCCAATTCGTGCTCATTGCATGTTTTGGTGATGATCAATACGTGTTGTTAAGgtcatttttggttttctgattAAGAGGTAGAAATAATCGTACAGatcacagaaaaccagaaatttctAAAAAGCTATATATTCACCAGTTAAAATGGCAGTTGAATAGCCTGCTGAAGGAGAACATTGAAcagtttagtcttaaaaaaaGTCAGAGGAAAATCATATGAATTCTTTTGAGATAGCATTTATAATTTTGATTGTACATAGAGCAAAAATGCAAACTCACTGAGTTTTGCCTGAGTTCAAATTTTGTTCAGAAATTCGTTGTACTAATAAAATAGGTTTTGTCTTAAGAAGGAATAAAGAAAGACCTTTTAATTACCACAAATTTTGATACCAAGTTTTGCATTTTATAAACTGCTAtaattttttacataattttactttgtcataagaaaaaaaataatctgcttcTAGTTGTGCTTTACTGCTAAAGCTATGAAAATCtgttaaaaagttaaatttacTGTTAAATGTATTACAGAAGTGAAATGTTAAAACACTGCATTGGTATGTTGGAAGCATTTAATTTTGATAGGCATGATGTATAGCTAGGGAAGTAAATGTACTCAAATTATGCTGTCTTTGAAAGACTAGGTAATTTAAAAGTAGATTATCCAATGAGACCGAAGTAGTAGTTGTCAAATTTTCAGGAAGTAATTAAACAAGCAGAGGGTCTCCCTTTTTTACTGGCTGTTTCTGGGTTGCATAGAGATTATGAAGAGAGACAAGAAAAATGACAGAGCAGGCTAAACAGCACATCAAACTCCCCttgaagaaagcttttttttttccccttagtgGCTTTCTGAATAAGGTAGGTAATTTTTTATGGTATTTTTGTTGCAGGTATCTGGTAAAATGTGCCATTTGGAAAAGCAAGAGACACCACAggcaacttcttttttttttttttaatacctctTAATGAAAACTGTGTTACTCCAAAAGGTTTCTTGCCCAAatatggtttggtttggttttgttgttttgtttaagaTTTTTGTTTAGATCTCAGTTCTTCTGGTTGCCATCTATCTAAcactctgccttttctttccaaatgtaGGGCCACAATTGCttgtccagctgctgccagtgctgcccaaGCTTTCACACAGCTCCACACTCAGAGAGCACCTCAGTCCTTCTCTGGCACACACAGCCTCACTGTTACTCTGCTTTTTTCCAGTTTGCATGCTGCAACACGGAGTAGCTGCCCCTGGTTTTGTCAGCACCACAACATCAGGCAATGAGATGGGGACTCAGTTTGCCTAAGAAATGCCAGTGCCTGCCCCTCAGAGCAGAAAGCAATTGGGGATGAAGTTGGATGATAAAACGCAATCCTCTGGCCAGTGTAAACttggagggcagggctgctttttattttgcaaattcCTACGTAACCATTTTAGGAATCAGCCTTCCACTATCTAGGTAGTAAGTGCTGTATCAAATCAAGAGGTTTGCTGACTTCCAAGAGATGAGAACAATGAATGTCTTGACATTACAATGATAATTCTCAAATCCCTCTTTCTCTGTGTATTTCAGTAGTGCAGatgcaagaaaagaaatcacaatgGTACCAACTCAGAAGGTGAGGCAGCAGATCAGATACCTTGATAAATCAGCAGTAAAACCCACTCCTGACTTTTCAGGAAACCTCCTGCAGTGTCCCATGTCCAGATTTGTCattgcagcacacagagcagtgagggACCACCTGGGGCTATGACAAAAGGCAAATCTGATTGACCTCCCAGAAAAATAGGAGGAAAACATAAAGATTTTGGATAGCCAGACTGACACTACAATTACCTACAAGTAGCCACTTCTCCCTCTACTTCTTCTTAGGGATAAAATTTCTGCTGTGGATGTTCTGCTGACCTTGCCCTTTTCAGTTGCCCAAAGAGCTAATTCTGACTCACAGCAGTCAGTGCTTCAGCCACTCTTTCACCTAGTGCTAGGACTAGAGTGGAAACTTTCCATATTGTCAATAGAGCCTCAAAAgtccttcttccccttctttttcttgcCCTTGCATATGACAGACTAATGCAAGGTTTCTCTCTAAGACATGAGGATTTATATGTGTTTACCTTACCTATTCACTGCTTTAAACTGTGGGATGTAGACTGCTGATTAATGTTGCTAACTACTgaaaactgctgctgtgctccctgagGAGGACTGGAAATCACCAGCGGGATCTCTTGTAGGCTATAGCTGTCTGTGCATCAAATAGTCTGATAACATTTCCATAACTAGACCTTATAAATTGactaaaaattaaatccaaacTTTAAAATTGAAAGTAGGAATATGAGAAATTGAgtaagaagaatatttttttaaattcttgaaaCAGTCaccttaaatattttcagttccaGATCTCATGACAGGGGGGACATCTTTTTAAAACGGAATTACCTTTTTAAGTTATTATTTTATCAGCTTCATATTTCTACATGAAcattgcattttcaaaatactgtttCTGGTAGCTGGAAAATTAAGATGATAGGAAATTATGACTAGATGAAGGTGATagttatttttctgaaggatttCTTCAGACACAGTTGTAATGGCCTAGAGTAAGCTAGAGGCCACTGCTTTTCTGCAGTTGCACCATCTGATTAGCAGTGTAGGCATGGCTCTAGATAGCACTGATGACACTAAACAGGCCATTTTCAGCCCAGTTATGCCCCTGCACATCAAGAATATTCCACACCCGTTGAGAAAGACACTTCCAACTGCATCTACGATGTACGAGGGAGGTATCAGAAAAAGCACTGATATTTGTTAGAAAAATGCATATGTGTACATTTAGTTTCAGGATCCTTTAACagactgctttttttctttactgaaacAGATGAATGGAACAGGTTGTACTGTCTATGGAGTTACCAGCCTGAtgttttttatgaaaatgaTGCTGGAAGCATTGTCCAGGAAGAGGCTGACTTAAGAACAGGCTGAATTCTTGCAAACAAGTTTGGGATTGGTGGGGAAAGGCTCCCCTTGATAACAGGGAGAGGAGTACCTAAAAGATCATGtttgagaaaagaaatgttgaGAGATCCTCTGCATATGGTAGTAACAGTGAAAACTGCAAACTGCAGATCAtcagtatatttttatttggagaaCACTGGAGATAGAAAATTGGAGCTGTTAATCACAGTTGTTATTACTGTGGGTGAATTAGGGATTAACAGAAGGAGTAAGATTGATTTCAATGTGTTTACAAAAGCCTGTGTCCAGAGCATCCTTTGGTATTATGCACTCCCTGGAGAGCTAAATTCCTCAGACAAGTGCACTGTGAATAAATTCATGGTTCTAAGGAAAGGATTTGATCATATTCATTATCCTCTACATTTGGGGAATTATTGGGCATTGTAAATGCAAGGAGAAAACTTGTGGTTGTACGTAAGACACCAAaaagttttgagtttttttttccagtcagttATCAGATTAGGTTGGTTTAACAAAGTTTCAGCTTTGTccacaaataattaaatataactGGTTTTGGAAACCCTGTTTGATCCTTTGGCTTCTATGCAGAGAAGCCAAGTCAcctcatttaaaaagaaaaactccaaaagTGCTTTATCTTTTCACCAGGTTGGTTTGCGCTGTTCCAGTTTTGCTGCCCGTctgcccctggctctgcaggagcgTCCCGTTCccgctccctctcctccccaggggCACAGCGAAGTCTGATTCCCTCCCCGCAGAGGGACAGCTCTCCGCGCCGCTCAGCCTTCGCCCCAGTTACTGGGCTTCTCccaacactttttttcctatttctgtctgtctctctttGGATGGGGGAGACAGCCGGGCGAAGGGAAATCTCCCGCGGGCAGGACCAAGGGGAGCCCCTGAGCTCCCCCCGCTTTCCCCGTGCTCTGGCTTTCCTCTCCCTGAAGTCCTGTGTACACAAAGGGCTCGCTTCTGCCTTTCAATTAGGTAACCGagatttatttacttttactCTTTCTCCCGTCCCTACATGTATTTGGTGTCTTGGCTCCTGTCAGCTTTGGGATTGGGTGTTCTTTTGATTTCCCCCTCTCCCGCCCCCGCCTTCCTCCTTATTAagttatttttttgcattttgccGGAGGCAGATTTAAATCAAATGTCCGTGTGAGGGAGgactccatccagcctgactCGTACACCCAGCGGACAGACGCGTCTGGGCCACCCCGCCGCTCCGGCCGAGCCTGACCCCGGCCTCGGCAGTGCGGGGGCTCCCGCGGCTCCGGGGGTGCCCGAGGAGCCCCCgctggctgggaggggctggcGGAGCTCAGCCTCTGTACATACCCCCAGGGGGAAAAgccaccaacaaaaaaaccccaacaacagaaaacacaccaaaccccccagagctgcacaaggAGGGTTTCCCCGTGTTAGAGGAGCTGAGGCGGGGTTGGGTGACACGAAGTGTCGGGGACAGCGCTTGGCACCGGCGGGTTCTGCGGGGCTTTCCCGGAGCGCCTTATAtggcgggggcgggggggcccggcccggctgcAGGCCGAGCCCCAGCCCGGGGAGCGTGTGCGGGGGCCGCCGCAGGGTGCACGGATCTCCGAGGAGACCCCATCCGCCAGAAGGGAGGACCATAGCAACCTTCCCGGCCGCGAAAGGTAAATGAGATTTGGTCTCTGATGGTTGTATTGCTGTTGTTTGGAACTTTTTGTTTGGActggtttgttttgtgtggGAGTTTTTCAGTGTGTGTTCGTTTgtgatttaaacaaaaaaaaaaaaaaaaaaaaaaaaaaaaagtatattttttcatcctctcccttttccctcctctcgTGGTTTCCTGAACGGCACGGAACCTGGTGTGCGGAGGCGGCCATTGGCATCCCGGGGAGCGCCGCCACCCTGTCCTCGCCAGCTGTGTGTCCCCGCCAGCTGTGAGTCCCGCGGGGGACGCGCCCCGCCGGCGGGGGACCAGCGCGTTGGGACGCGGAGCGCCCGGTGCTGCTCGCTCTCGCCGGCGGCCCCTCCGCCTCCCGAACTCCTTCTGGTCGGCTctgcccggccccgcgctcCCTTTGCTGCCGGCCACCGCGGGCACTCCGCGTCCGCTCCGAAGCTCCACGCGTGACATGGGGAAGAAACGAAATGGAGGAAGTTCGAGGAATTTTCTGTTCGGCATTGaagctgggaaaaagaaaaaccgCGAGTTCGGTCACCTGCTCTGCGTCCTGACCGGAGgagagcccggcccggccggggccTGGGAGCTTTTATTGCCCATAAATAGTACCGGGGGAGCGGGCGGTAATGCGATCAGGAAGGGAGGCATTAGGCGGAGCGGCGCTCAGGCACCGGGTGCCTACAAGCGCGCTCTCTAAAGACGCTTCGAGGCGAGCCGCAGTAAAGGTTTTATTGCTAACTGGGAAGCGCCTCGCAGCCGCAGGTTTGGCATTAAGGAGCGCGTCGGCGGGTAGGAATTACACTGCCGGGCTGGCGGCGAGACCCAGCGGGCAAAGGGCGCTGCGCGGTCGGAACAAGTATTTACTAAAGGAGTTAGTGCCAAATGAATGCCGGATTTCAGCCTTCGATCTCACGGATAAATTTTTTAGTAACCATGAAAGCAGGCCAATAACTTTtatagaggaaagaaaaatatttgaagttacAAACTTCTCTAATAGCTGAAAATTAACTTTTGACAGCAAGAGGGATTTCTCCTCCTCGTTGATTCAAAGAAACATCTATACTTAAATGTTACCCTAAAAGATCTACTATTCTAAAAAATAACAGCACCCCGCTGAGCAATTTTCCAGATGTAGAAGAACCTTTAAAACCAAACCGCAGCGTTGCCTGTGGGTAGACGTGTTTAATGCCGGTGAGAGCAGAGCATCCACAATATTTATGTTAGGATTTTCGGGTATGCAAGGAGCACAGGAATGTTATTCTCTCCTGCAGATCCTGAAGCCCTTCCtacaagattttctttttgatctGCTTGTTGTCAAGTAATTAGTAAAAGGAATTTCCCACTCCGGCGCTGTGCCTTCAGGTACCAGAGGCATTAGGGCTGTAAACTTCGCATTTTCTGCATATCTCCGGCTCGCTTTCCTCCCCCATCAGCAGCTGTCCTTTCAGAGGggttaaattttaatttagttcCTTGTAAGCTGTGAAGGGATGTGTTATGTCGCCGTCTCTGCCCATTTGAAGTTAGTAGACTGGTTGCAGTGAGTTTGCCTCTCCGGGCAAAGGCAGCGGGGGTTTCGTGGCGAGGCAGTCCCGgtcctgcctccctgccagccccgcgGCAGGGCGGGCAAGCACCGAGGCACAGCTGGCAACATCGGACGGTGCGACCATCAGAGCAACTTCCACTGTCCTTGCTGTCCTTGGGAAGGTCTccttttgtctttgaaaatatCTCACACGAATTTCCCCAGGTGGACAACTGTATTGTAATATACTCTGGAATGTTAAGGTTACCttggggggcggggggaagagggaaagagaagaaagcaaaggcaCTTGTAGCTAATTATCTTtgaatttttgccttttctagGACACGGATTTAACATCCGTGCAAACGAAAACAATAAATACTGAGGTACGGATTTAAAGATACCTAAATGAACACAAAGTGTGACCGTGTGGGTATGGATATAAGCAGTTCTGTTAGAGCACTTTCattgaaaaagaagagaagctGACAAAACGATTATCCCTTTATCAGATTGAAAGCCGtctgctatttttaaatgtttagaTCCTTTCATCAGAATTATGGCTGTATTCCAAATGATGAAATAGAGGAATTTCTCttgtaacaggaaaaaaaccccaaacaaacaacaaagcCAACAAAGCAATAAACTACTCCACCCCCAAAAGATTTTTTCACCTTCCTACCtacaaaataacaacaaaaccccaaagtgTCCGAaaagtttttggttttattttgatttcattaTTCAGTGCTGGGATTTGACAATTAAAATTTGGAAAACCTATCTGAAAACAGTAGAGCCGCGTTGCAACAAAGGTCTGGCCAGCATTAATCTAGTGTTTGGAAAACACTTGACAGTTGCGAGGGCTCCCCCCTTTCCTTCGGTTCCTTTAAAAGTCACCCCTTTCCAAAGAGAATCACAGCCCCTATCTCTGTTTCTCCAGAGAgattcccttctctctttctctctctctttccctttgcATGAAGGGGTGAAttgaaaaatcatttaattattttcattctaatCGCCTTAATCCCCCTTATATTCGGAGCAAATGATGATAATGGGATCCACATGGAAAAGACCCCCGGAtggggggcagggcagggatcctCCTGGCCCTGGGCCTGGCAGGTGGAGAcgggcggggcagggcggggcgGGGCTCTAACATAAATAAAGCATTGGACTAAGCCTCTTTAACCCGCGGGCCACTTACTTGtcatcattttatttttgctccAGGTGACGCGGCTGTGAAGCGACCCGTTTGTCGCTCTAGGGGAACAGGGGACCCTCCtgaaacaggagaagaaaaaacaaaacccagctcacTCCCACCCCACGccatcctccctcctcctcgGAGCCTAAGCAAGGACAAGCTGATTAATTTTCCCGGGTCGCCCTGGCAATCCCCAGGGGCCGCTCCGCTTTGCCGCCATCCGCGGCCGGCGACCGTGCAGAGCCCTCCggctgcaggggctcagctgcagcccgaggccaggaggaggaggaggaggaggaggaggaggaggaggaggaagggcagctCGCTGGCGGCATTAGTTATAAGCACCGCCGTGACAGTACTGCTGTCTGAGGCTGCAGGAATAGAGCCAACAAAGAGATCACCGGGGCGCTGGGTTTTCTTGGGGCGTTTGCAGATCTGTACAAATACGGGGCCTGCCGGTTTTCATAAACAACTTTCAGGACACAGTCAATCAATCATGCTGCAAGCAAGCAGACCAGGAGCCTAGGATATATACAAGGCATAAATATATACGTATAAACCCTGTCAATTTTGGAGtagttacaattttttttctataagcCTAAGGGAAACAGTATCTAGAAAGATTCTGACAAGTCAGGAAATCACAGTGGAAAAGTAGAAGGTATTGTTAGAAAGTTATGTTACATTGTATGTTTTAATACCAGCAAGAGAAAtattggaaaacagaaagaaaaaagtgtctAAGCAAGTCAAAGATttataaaaaacataaaatattacGCTTACAGTCAGAGAGAGAATTTCAAGAATATGTGGCTGAAAACATGAAACCTGACCACTTTGAAATACAATGCAATAGATATATCTGTAAAAGACATGAGTTTACCAGATTTTGTAGTCAGCAAAGTATTCCTTATGTTGCAGTCATTTCTAGTCTTAATTTGAAACATATTTTCTATCTAGGGATAGGTCCATGCAAATGCACtgtgttgttttgttctgtttttaaaaatgttttttgatAATTAGAGCTCTGCACAGCATGGAGTTTGTGCTTTCTCTTTCTGACACTGagtatttttcttgcaaaaggACACGTGTGAACCAGGAACCCATAAAATGGAGGGTGCAACAGGTTTGAACTGCAGAAAGAATAGTTGCACATGAAGGTAGGAGAAAGATAATCAACTTTCTGGACTTACAAGAGAAGGACATATTCTGTGCTGGTGTAAATTAGGAGTTCCACTGAAATAGAGGACTGGTTGGTACTGCAGAAACTGAGTGTTGTTCTCATGATGCTATGATCCAAAACTGTGGCTCCTTCTTCTGCCTAGTGAGCATTGAGGAAAGCCTGGGCAATGATGCTCAGAGAGCAGAAGCTTAGCTCTAGGAGAAAGCATCAAGAGGGGCTTTTCCCAGCAGGTAAAACCTGCCAAACAAGATGGTAAAATTGAGGACCAGAGTATTGACTTTGCTCAGGAAAGACATTGTGACAGCATTGCCTCAATGGCACTATTGTCAggaacaattttatttttttgaaattactgCATTTGTTGTGTAAGTTTTTTTGCATCCAGAATAAACTTGGTACTTGGTCATTTCACTCTGTGGCTGTTATCTGTCAAAACAAATCCTATAAGGAGCATAAGCCAAAAACCACTCAGGTCAGGAGAGTGGGTTTTGGTGATGACCTTCCAAGCTGATATAAATAGTTGCAAAATTGTGTCACTGCCTTCTCAGAAACTTAATGTGCTTAAAGATGTGTATGGTCAGAACAACAGGGATTGGGTTTACATCTAAGACCTTCCCTTTTTAAGGACTTGTGTTTAAAATGGGTGGATCATGTACTTGTTTAAAGgcagtttcatttttatataataatttatgCTTATCACCATATAAGTGAATGCTTCATCAATTACAGCTTTATTCTTGTAGATacaatgcattatttttttatagcaATATATTATGGAGGCCTTTCTCCGAATCTTGCCTTGATTTGTGTTGTGTTATACTGACACAATGAGCAATAAATGTATTAACAGACAATCTCCAGTTAAAATAccatataaaaaataaaaattaaagtagTATCTGAAGactctgtaaatatttaataattttgatGTTATTTTAATGTTGTGGAAAGACTGTGAAAGCTCACGCACTTTTTTTACCCTCAAAGATTCAGTTTGTTttgctggggctttttttgtatTCCAGGTTAAATGATTGTTAAGACTAATATAAGCAATCTTCTCTGGAAatgaagaaagtgaaaagggaagaaaggggcACAGAAATACACCATATGTATTGAAAGTATCAACACCTCACCCCTTCCACACCATAACCTGGCTTCCCTCTGCCTTTGAGTATTCCTTCTAAACTTTGTAATATGGCAAGTGACAAATATCTTCCCAGAAGGTTTTACAATGTTACTGATTCCCCAAAGGCTGTTTGTGAGAAGTGCCTGCCACAGCAGACAGGTTTCCTCATCAGCCTAGTAACACACAAATTCTCCTGTGCTCCATTATGTGATACCACTATGTACTGAGGCCTGGCAACAAAGGGGGTGAAGCCAAATGGATGTTTGAATCACTGCTTGAgaaaattataatattatatatatagtTACATACTAAAACTGAGACACCCTTTCCTTTACACCAATATACTGCTGCACCTGTACAGGTGGGTCTCTGCTATTTATTTTGCAGATCTCCTTTGCATCATAATAATTGAATTTGACTAATTCTCTTTGCTCTGAGTTAAATGATTTTTGTATGAAGTATAACTTGAAAGAAGTAATGGTAGTAATAGCACTGCTTGTAGTAAGCATGAAGCCTCCAAAGTCTCAGACTTGTTTTGGCTCCTCTTCTTTATTGAGAATACTTTATCCAAGAAGATGTGAGAATACTGCTGTTTCAGCTGGTAACACAGTGACCTCTATTACCTTACACAGTGAGTTAACCATGGCTCTGTTAGGAGGTGTCATTTAAGATATTCCTAAACCTTTACTTCTTCCAATGCAATC encodes:
- the LOC127059576 gene encoding cbp/p300-interacting transactivator 4-like, coding for MVLPSGGWGLLGDPCTLRRPPHTLPGLGLGLQPGRAPPPPPYKALRESPAEPAGAKRCPRHFVSPNPASAPLTRGNPPCAALGGLRLSSASPSQPAGAPRAPPEPREPPHCRGRGQARPERRGGPDASVRWVYESGWMESSLTRTFDLNLPPFKELPLSLLSAKESVCSGQPRSFREPGPAHRAGEGLRSR